Proteins from a genomic interval of Treponema brennaborense DSM 12168:
- a CDS encoding phosphoadenosine phosphosulfate reductase, whose translation MQRRYESINVYEAFQQRLQFIFAEFENIFVAFSGGKDSALLLHLLMDYKKKHNLSTEIGVFHQDFEAQYQATTEYIESVFERYLSEIDPYWVCLPMAVRTAVSSYQMYWYPWDDKKKDIWVRPLPDKPYVIHQGNNPFYLYKYRMLQEDLAKQFGRWYKKIHGDKKTVCLLGIRAEESLQRYSGFVNKRYGYKEQCWISKQFKDVWAASPLYDWSVSDVWTAYYKFDYPYNKLYDLYYKAGLKPSQMRVASPFNEYAKDSLNLYRILEPQTWTKLVGRVHGANFAAVYGKTKALGYRNLTLPEGHTWKSYTQFLLSTLPVRLRHSYMEKFKTSIQFWHYTGGGLPEAAIEELFEKGYKIYKNGVSNYTLDKKTRVVFLQKIPDDTDDIRSTKDIPSWKRMCYCILKNDHLCRFMGFGLSRQEQNKINLIRKKYKGLEEW comes from the coding sequence TTGCAGCGCAGATATGAGAGTATAAACGTATACGAAGCTTTTCAGCAACGGTTACAATTCATTTTTGCAGAGTTTGAAAATATCTTCGTCGCGTTCAGCGGAGGCAAGGACAGTGCCCTGCTGCTGCATTTGCTCATGGATTATAAAAAAAAGCATAATCTGAGCACTGAAATAGGCGTGTTCCATCAGGATTTTGAAGCGCAGTATCAGGCTACGACGGAATACATTGAATCCGTGTTTGAACGGTATTTATCCGAAATCGATCCGTATTGGGTCTGCCTGCCGATGGCGGTGCGGACTGCAGTGAGCAGTTATCAGATGTACTGGTATCCGTGGGATGACAAAAAAAAGGATATTTGGGTCAGACCGTTGCCGGATAAACCGTACGTAATTCATCAGGGAAACAATCCGTTTTATCTATATAAGTACCGGATGCTGCAGGAAGATTTGGCCAAGCAGTTCGGCCGGTGGTATAAAAAAATACACGGCGACAAAAAAACAGTCTGTCTGCTCGGTATACGTGCGGAAGAATCGCTCCAGCGATACAGCGGCTTTGTAAATAAAAGATACGGATACAAAGAGCAGTGCTGGATTTCCAAACAATTTAAAGACGTGTGGGCGGCTTCGCCGCTGTACGATTGGTCCGTCTCCGACGTGTGGACCGCGTATTATAAATTCGATTATCCTTACAACAAGCTGTATGATCTGTATTATAAAGCGGGACTTAAACCGTCTCAAATGCGGGTTGCCTCGCCGTTTAACGAATATGCAAAAGATTCGCTGAATTTGTATCGGATATTGGAACCGCAGACCTGGACGAAATTGGTCGGCCGCGTGCACGGAGCCAACTTTGCCGCCGTTTACGGAAAAACGAAAGCGCTCGGCTACCGGAATTTGACGCTGCCGGAAGGACACACCTGGAAATCGTATACGCAGTTTCTTTTGTCAACGCTTCCCGTTCGGCTGCGGCACAGTTATATGGAAAAATTCAAAACGTCGATTCAGTTCTGGCATTACACGGGCGGCGGGTTACCTGAAGCCGCTATCGAAGAATTATTTGAAAAAGGATATAAGATTTATAAAAACGGCGTTTCCAATTATACGCTGGACAAAAAGACGCGGGTCGTCTTTCTGCAGAAAATTCCCGACGATACCGACGATATCCGTTCGACGAAAGACATTCCGTCTTGGAAACGGATGTGCTATTGTATTTTGAAAAACGATCATTTATGCCGGTTTATGGGATTCGGCTTGAGCAGACAGGAACAGAACAAAATAAATCTGATACGAAAAAAATATAAAGGTTTAGAGGAGTGGTAA
- a CDS encoding sugar ABC transporter ATP-binding protein yields MPNEHPLLELQNITKDFAGTVVLEDVSFSLKKGEILGLVGENGAGKTTLMSILFGMPVIAETGGYGGSIKMDGQEVRFKTPFDALDAGIGMVHQEFSLIPGFTTTENIMLNREITKPNPAVSIFGPRMSTLDRPAMKKSAEHAISKLGVQIDSNMKVAEMPVGHKQFTEIAREISREKVQLLVLDEPTAVLTESEADILLDSLKKLAASGIAIIFISHRLHEVTEICDRVVTLRDGKSIRDVATSETDIEDIAASLVGREVAQTHAAEARVIDAPDILTVEHLWVDMPGETVCDASFAVRKGEIFGIGGLAGQGKLGVPNGVMGLYPAGGTVRFNGTEIKLNDPRAVLDAKLAFVSEDRRGVGLLLDESLEWNIAFTAMQTQNRFLHSFLGGLVKLRDEGAMKELAQKYIDMLSIKCTGTRQKAKELSGGNQQKICLAKAFCLEPQLLFVSEPTRGIDVGAKEIVLDILREYNRERGTTIVMISSELEELRSICDRIAVVSGGKIAGVLSSKDTPIEFALYMSGVKGEGAAV; encoded by the coding sequence ATGCCGAACGAACACCCTTTGCTAGAACTGCAGAATATTACCAAAGATTTTGCCGGAACAGTTGTCCTTGAAGATGTCAGTTTTTCCCTTAAAAAAGGGGAAATTCTGGGGTTGGTAGGTGAAAACGGAGCCGGAAAAACCACGTTGATGAGTATTCTGTTCGGAATGCCGGTCATTGCCGAAACAGGCGGATACGGCGGAAGTATCAAAATGGACGGGCAAGAAGTACGCTTCAAGACACCGTTCGACGCCCTTGATGCGGGAATAGGAATGGTTCATCAGGAATTCTCATTGATCCCCGGATTTACCACCACGGAAAATATCATGCTCAACCGTGAAATTACGAAACCGAATCCTGCCGTCAGTATTTTCGGACCGCGGATGAGTACCTTGGATCGGCCTGCCATGAAAAAAAGCGCCGAGCATGCGATTTCAAAGCTGGGTGTTCAGATAGACAGTAACATGAAAGTTGCGGAAATGCCCGTCGGTCATAAACAGTTTACGGAGATTGCCCGTGAAATCAGCCGCGAAAAAGTTCAGCTGCTCGTTCTTGACGAACCGACGGCCGTTCTGACCGAATCGGAAGCCGATATTCTGCTCGATTCGCTGAAAAAACTCGCGGCGTCCGGGATCGCGATCATTTTCATTTCGCACCGGCTGCACGAAGTAACGGAAATCTGCGATCGCGTCGTAACGCTGCGCGACGGAAAATCGATCCGCGACGTGGCGACGTCGGAAACCGATATAGAAGATATAGCAGCGTCGCTTGTGGGACGTGAAGTCGCGCAGACCCATGCGGCCGAAGCGCGCGTTATCGATGCGCCCGATATTCTGACCGTTGAACATTTGTGGGTCGACATGCCCGGTGAAACGGTGTGCGACGCTTCGTTCGCGGTTCGCAAAGGTGAAATTTTCGGTATAGGCGGTCTCGCCGGACAGGGAAAACTCGGCGTTCCGAACGGTGTGATGGGATTGTATCCCGCCGGCGGAACCGTGCGGTTTAACGGAACTGAAATCAAGCTGAACGACCCGCGCGCGGTGCTCGACGCCAAGCTTGCGTTCGTTTCGGAAGACCGGCGCGGCGTAGGTCTTTTGCTTGACGAAAGCCTCGAATGGAACATCGCGTTTACCGCGATGCAGACGCAGAACCGTTTTCTGCATTCGTTTCTCGGCGGATTGGTCAAATTACGCGATGAAGGCGCGATGAAAGAACTCGCGCAAAAATATATCGACATGCTTTCCATTAAATGTACCGGTACCCGGCAAAAGGCAAAAGAGCTTTCCGGCGGGAATCAGCAGAAAATCTGTCTTGCCAAGGCGTTTTGCCTGGAGCCGCAGTTACTGTTCGTCTCCGAACCGACGCGCGGTATAGACGTCGGTGCAAAGGAAATCGTTCTTGACATACTGCGCGAATACAACCGCGAACGGGGAACGACGATCGTAATGATTTCAAGTGAATTGGAAGAATTGCGTTCCATTTGCGACCGGATCGCGGTCGTTTCCGGCGGAAAAATCGCGGGCGTACTTTCTTCGAAAGACACGCCGATCGAATTCGCGCTGTATATGTCCGGTGTAAAGGGTGAAGGTGCCGCCGTATGA
- a CDS encoding DUF6672 family protein, with translation MMINKKTAAVRAALAAAYVLLLVCMFVTGRTHTLLVDNKAAEDGSFTAVRGMEVTVNKGEPVEFMKGDRDKFTVKGQTVRLHVEFFDGTEACDFKVKIPLSQDMVLLSIPKLLAGIEPAMEPFDSL, from the coding sequence ATGATGATAAATAAAAAAACTGCCGCCGTCAGAGCGGCGCTCGCCGCCGCGTACGTATTGCTGCTGGTTTGCATGTTCGTGACCGGGCGCACCCATACGCTGCTGGTTGACAACAAAGCTGCCGAAGACGGCAGCTTTACGGCCGTGCGCGGTATGGAAGTTACGGTGAACAAGGGTGAGCCCGTTGAATTCATGAAAGGCGACCGTGACAAATTCACGGTAAAGGGGCAAACCGTCCGGCTGCACGTGGAATTCTTTGACGGGACTGAAGCGTGTGATTTTAAAGTAAAGATTCCGTTGTCTCAGGATATGGTTTTGCTTTCAATTCCGAAATTACTTGCAGGTATCGAACCGGCGATGGAACCGTTTGACAGTTTGTGA
- a CDS encoding methyl-accepting chemotaxis protein, protein MKQTDLAPLNEVHTADKRSAEGRKIYDRIVFKIFVPLFFISIFMFSIVVLILKLSENRYNSFFEKIETQLLYDKFRQEMKTATEIAVSLVKQIYKRTDIDETEKLALAAETVRNMKFGTDGYYYAYQNGTGVCLIHGSDTSLENTNLWDLQDPQKTHYIIRELDAVAEKGTLFLEFFWTKPDDPYGNAYPKLGTAMRVDGTDMWIGTGCYIDSIENDKQNFYISFKKETRFISSISVLIFCICIALLLLNTVILIMRISKPLEKIARALRNIAEGDGDLRNRLEVSGKAEIGDIVRYFNRTIEKIAQSLQSVSASTQNMNRIGETLSVNMTETASAIHQISVHSDNLKQQSLTQAASVTEMSATIEEIIRTIKQLNTSIESQAVNVTQSSASIEEMVANIQNITQTLEKNDGVIHTLSSATAAGKETISNSNGITKKIAEESGSLLEASNVIQHIANQTNLLAMNAAIEAAHAGEAGKGFAVVADEIRKLAEESALQGKAITSTLNNLSGEIEALATAAKNVEEKFTTIHDLSDKAQSMSIQITEAMKEQESGGKEVLTAIRNINTVTIEVKEGSAEMLKGGEEVAGEMRRLDGLTGIVTDGMNEIANGITQINNAVQNVNGITRQNKESIENLLLQIGKFKI, encoded by the coding sequence ATGAAGCAAACGGACCTGGCCCCGCTGAACGAGGTTCACACGGCAGACAAACGCTCCGCCGAGGGAAGAAAAATATACGACCGGATCGTATTCAAAATTTTCGTTCCGCTTTTTTTCATATCAATCTTTATGTTTTCAATCGTAGTGCTGATTCTGAAATTGTCGGAAAATCGCTACAACTCTTTTTTTGAAAAAATCGAAACGCAACTGCTGTACGATAAATTCAGGCAGGAAATGAAAACCGCTACGGAAATCGCCGTTTCGCTCGTTAAGCAGATTTACAAGCGAACCGATATAGATGAAACCGAAAAGCTCGCACTCGCGGCAGAAACCGTGCGGAACATGAAATTCGGCACGGACGGATATTATTACGCGTACCAAAACGGTACGGGTGTCTGTCTGATACACGGATCGGACACGAGTCTTGAAAACACGAACTTATGGGACTTGCAGGATCCGCAGAAAACGCACTATATCATCCGGGAACTGGATGCCGTTGCAGAAAAAGGTACGTTATTTTTGGAATTTTTCTGGACCAAACCGGACGATCCGTACGGAAATGCGTATCCGAAGCTGGGAACGGCGATGCGTGTCGACGGTACCGACATGTGGATCGGTACGGGCTGTTATATCGACAGTATAGAAAATGACAAGCAAAACTTTTACATCAGTTTCAAAAAGGAAACCCGTTTCATTTCTTCTATTTCCGTATTGATATTCTGTATCTGTATCGCGCTTTTATTGCTTAATACCGTCATTTTAATCATGCGCATCAGCAAACCTCTGGAAAAAATCGCCCGCGCGCTGCGGAATATTGCCGAAGGCGACGGTGATTTGCGAAACAGACTGGAAGTTTCGGGAAAGGCCGAAATCGGCGACATCGTACGGTATTTTAACCGCACGATTGAAAAAATAGCTCAATCGCTGCAATCGGTCTCAGCGAGCACGCAAAACATGAACCGAATCGGAGAAACGCTTTCCGTCAATATGACGGAAACGGCAAGCGCGATTCATCAGATCAGCGTGCACAGCGATAACTTAAAGCAGCAGTCGTTAACGCAAGCTGCGAGCGTTACGGAAATGTCCGCAACGATAGAAGAGATTATCCGCACCATAAAACAGCTGAACACCAGCATAGAGTCGCAGGCGGTGAACGTCACTCAGTCTTCGGCGTCGATTGAAGAAATGGTTGCAAACATACAAAACATCACCCAAACGCTTGAAAAAAACGACGGCGTCATTCACACCCTTTCATCCGCAACCGCCGCCGGAAAAGAAACGATTTCAAATTCAAACGGCATTACCAAAAAAATTGCGGAAGAATCGGGCAGCCTGCTGGAGGCGAGCAACGTGATCCAGCATATCGCAAATCAAACCAATTTGCTCGCCATGAACGCAGCGATCGAAGCCGCCCATGCCGGAGAAGCGGGCAAGGGGTTCGCCGTCGTTGCCGATGAAATCAGAAAACTTGCCGAAGAGTCCGCGTTGCAGGGAAAAGCGATTACGTCGACCTTAAATAATCTGAGCGGAGAAATCGAAGCGCTCGCAACGGCTGCCAAAAACGTAGAAGAAAAATTCACCACCATCCACGATCTTTCCGACAAGGCTCAATCGATGAGCATCCAAATTACCGAAGCAATGAAAGAACAGGAGAGCGGCGGCAAAGAAGTGCTCACGGCGATACGGAATATCAACACGGTAACGATAGAAGTAAAAGAAGGTTCCGCCGAAATGCTCAAAGGCGGAGAAGAGGTCGCGGGTGAAATGCGCAGACTGGACGGACTGACCGGCATCGTTACCGACGGCATGAACGAAATAGCGAACGGTATAACGCAAATAAACAACGCCGTGCAAAACGTGAACGGAATCACCCGTCAGAACAAAGAGAGCATAGAAAATCTATTGCTCCAAATAGGTAAATTCAAAATCTGA
- a CDS encoding SlyX family protein, with product MGDRCTALEIKLAYLEDFLNKLQNIAVEQGAAVDRLQAENRLMKDKIKELSDNQEGDIPNVRPPHY from the coding sequence GTGGGCGACAGATGTACCGCTTTGGAAATAAAACTCGCATATCTGGAAGATTTTTTGAATAAACTGCAGAATATTGCAGTCGAACAGGGGGCCGCCGTAGACCGGCTGCAGGCTGAAAACCGTCTTATGAAAGATAAAATAAAAGAACTCTCCGATAATCAGGAGGGCGATATTCCGAACGTCCGGCCGCCGCATTATTGA
- a CDS encoding winged helix-turn-helix domain-containing protein — MKKNMSLIYLDSEFIDWLCDRLIREAPECVCAGELLCGIRDLSEGIIENVLLGTAGNEQAFDGFNDDTLCIRNLVIYPKRRKVLLGKVKIDLTPTEFDILYFLARNRGVVFSKEQIYRAVWGEGVLFTDSNIMAFIRKLRKKIEPDPDKPEYILTVWGSGYKITDLP, encoded by the coding sequence TTGAAAAAAAACATGAGTTTGATCTATTTGGATTCGGAATTTATTGATTGGCTGTGCGACCGATTGATACGGGAAGCACCGGAATGCGTGTGTGCCGGAGAATTGTTGTGCGGCATACGGGATTTGTCTGAGGGTATAATAGAAAACGTTCTGCTCGGTACCGCCGGTAACGAGCAGGCGTTCGATGGTTTTAACGACGATACCCTTTGTATCAGAAATCTGGTCATCTACCCTAAAAGGCGTAAAGTGCTGCTCGGTAAAGTGAAAATCGATTTGACTCCAACTGAATTCGATATTCTCTATTTTCTTGCGCGGAATAGAGGCGTCGTTTTCAGCAAAGAGCAAATTTACCGCGCCGTATGGGGCGAAGGCGTATTATTTACCGACAGCAATATTATGGCGTTTATCCGGAAATTACGGAAAAAAATCGAACCGGATCCCGATAAGCCGGAATATATACTGACGGTCTGGGGCAGCGGTTATAAAATTACCGATTTGCCGTAG
- a CDS encoding ABC transporter permease subunit, with protein sequence MKKTLNVKSFLANNLVAVIFLILTVVSIPLSGFSAPYIINEILSRIGRNAFLVFSLILPIMAGMGINFGMVLGAMAGQIGLIFAMDWQLAGIEGIVFAALIGLPISVFLGWIAGSILNRARGREMVTSYILGFFFNGIYQFVVLYLFGSVIPMHNKAISLSRGYGVRNTLNLEPVRQVLDNSLMITVGGIKIPMLAYLIIGVLCVFIVWFKKTKLGQDMRAVGQDQIVSNTAGIPVEKTRILAIVISTVLACFGQIIFLQNMGNMNTYNAHDQTGFFAAAAILVGGATVSKATIPNCFAGVLLLHLMYIVVPRAGQNVFGDGNIGEYFRQFIGYGVIALSLVIHAWRTKRNAERARQVLSRGASADGAAGSDHAAESAGAEA encoded by the coding sequence ATGAAAAAGACGCTCAACGTAAAATCTTTTTTGGCGAATAATCTGGTGGCGGTCATCTTTTTGATCCTTACGGTCGTTTCGATTCCCCTTTCGGGATTTTCGGCGCCGTACATTATCAACGAGATTTTGTCGCGCATCGGGCGCAACGCTTTTTTGGTGTTTTCCCTGATTCTGCCGATTATGGCCGGAATGGGGATCAACTTCGGCATGGTGCTGGGCGCCATGGCGGGGCAGATCGGACTTATTTTCGCGATGGATTGGCAGCTGGCGGGCATAGAAGGTATCGTGTTCGCGGCGCTCATCGGACTGCCGATTTCCGTATTTCTCGGCTGGATTGCCGGTTCCATTCTGAATCGCGCCCGTGGGCGTGAAATGGTAACCAGCTACATTCTGGGATTCTTTTTTAACGGAATCTATCAGTTCGTGGTGCTGTATCTGTTCGGTTCGGTGATTCCGATGCATAATAAGGCGATTTCGCTTTCACGCGGATACGGCGTGCGCAATACGCTGAATTTGGAGCCCGTCCGGCAGGTGCTCGACAATTCGCTGATGATTACCGTCGGCGGAATCAAGATTCCGATGCTGGCGTATTTGATTATCGGAGTATTGTGCGTGTTCATCGTTTGGTTCAAAAAGACCAAGCTCGGACAGGATATGCGCGCGGTCGGTCAGGATCAAATCGTGTCGAATACGGCGGGTATTCCGGTGGAAAAAACGCGCATACTCGCGATCGTTATTTCGACCGTGCTGGCGTGTTTCGGACAGATCATTTTTCTGCAAAATATGGGAAACATGAATACGTACAACGCGCACGATCAGACCGGATTTTTTGCCGCGGCGGCGATTCTGGTCGGCGGCGCGACGGTTTCAAAAGCGACGATTCCCAACTGTTTCGCCGGTGTGCTTTTGCTGCACCTTATGTACATCGTGGTGCCGCGCGCCGGACAGAACGTTTTCGGAGACGGAAATATCGGCGAATATTTCCGGCAGTTTATCGGATACGGTGTTATCGCCCTGTCGCTCGTTATCCACGCGTGGCGGACGAAACGCAACGCCGAGCGCGCGCGTCAGGTTTTGAGCCGCGGTGCTTCGGCTGACGGCGCGGCGGGATCTGACCATGCGGCGGAATCTGCCGGAGCGGAGGCGTAA
- a CDS encoding IbrB-like domain-containing protein, with product MEFKSPVYQVISVPIEKITANTYNPNSVAPPEMDLLYDSIKEDGYTQPIVCYYSVPDDTYIIVDGFHRYRIMMEHRDIYQREQGKLPVVVIDKALDHRMASTIRHNRARGSHDVDLMSNIVKELHDIGRSDAWISKHLGMDRDEILRLKQITGLAALFRDTEFGNAWVPEDEELDGEL from the coding sequence ATGGAATTTAAAAGTCCTGTTTATCAGGTGATTTCAGTGCCGATAGAAAAAATAACGGCGAATACGTATAATCCGAACAGCGTCGCCCCTCCTGAAATGGATCTGCTGTACGACAGCATAAAAGAAGACGGCTACACGCAGCCTATCGTGTGCTATTATTCCGTGCCGGACGATACGTACATTATTGTTGACGGCTTTCATCGTTATCGCATTATGATGGAGCACCGTGACATTTATCAGCGTGAGCAAGGAAAATTGCCGGTGGTAGTGATCGATAAAGCGCTTGATCATCGTATGGCAAGTACGATTCGGCACAACAGAGCACGCGGTTCCCACGATGTGGATCTGATGAGCAACATCGTCAAGGAATTGCATGACATAGGCCGCAGCGATGCCTGGATTTCAAAGCATCTCGGAATGGATCGCGATGAAATCCTCCGGCTGAAACAAATTACCGGACTTGCGGCGCTGTTTCGGGATACGGAATTCGGCAACGCTTGGGTACCGGAAGACGAAGAGCTGGACGGAGAGTTGTAA
- a CDS encoding ABC transporter permease subunit yields MMNRTDFFTMCKTKLAEFGWPRIIITLFLVSLFIAAPFVGVSMSASLSDIINRFGMNALLVLAMVPMIQSGCGLNFGLSLGVIAGLLGSTVAMQIGFTGWAGIFGAMLLSVPFAVLFGWLYSGLLNRVKGEEMTIAMYVGFAAVMLMSIMWLVLPYTSNNMVWGYEGKGLRTTITLDGYWVKQLSNFLAIRIGQNFVFPTGMVLFVALCCFLMWVFLRSKTGTAMTAVGSNPDFARSSGISINKMRRTSIILSTVFGALGILVYQQSFGFIQLYAAPLYMAFPAVAAILIGGASINKASILNVIIGTVLFQGILTMTPSVINSVLQTDMSEVIRIVLSNGMILYALTRKSGATR; encoded by the coding sequence ATGATGAACAGAACTGATTTTTTTACTATGTGCAAGACCAAGCTCGCCGAATTCGGCTGGCCGCGTATCATTATCACGCTGTTTCTCGTGTCGCTTTTTATCGCCGCGCCGTTCGTCGGCGTCAGCATGTCCGCCTCTCTTTCCGATATCATAAACCGTTTCGGTATGAACGCGCTGCTGGTTTTGGCTATGGTGCCGATGATTCAGTCCGGCTGCGGGCTGAACTTCGGCCTTTCGCTCGGCGTCATCGCCGGCTTGCTCGGCTCGACTGTCGCGATGCAGATCGGTTTTACCGGTTGGGCGGGAATTTTCGGCGCGATGCTTTTATCGGTGCCGTTCGCGGTGCTGTTCGGCTGGCTGTACAGCGGTCTTTTGAACCGAGTCAAAGGTGAAGAAATGACGATCGCCATGTACGTCGGCTTTGCGGCGGTCATGCTGATGTCGATTATGTGGCTGGTTCTGCCGTATACGAGCAACAACATGGTGTGGGGCTACGAAGGCAAAGGGCTTCGTACGACGATTACGCTGGACGGTTATTGGGTAAAGCAGCTGAGTAATTTTCTTGCGATCCGTATCGGGCAGAATTTCGTATTCCCTACCGGTATGGTGCTGTTCGTCGCGCTGTGCTGTTTTCTCATGTGGGTTTTTCTCAGAAGCAAAACGGGAACGGCGATGACCGCCGTCGGCTCGAATCCGGATTTTGCCCGGTCGAGCGGCATCAGCATCAATAAAATGCGCCGTACGAGCATTATCTTGTCTACGGTGTTCGGCGCGCTGGGAATTCTGGTGTATCAGCAAAGTTTCGGTTTTATCCAGCTGTACGCGGCGCCGCTGTATATGGCGTTTCCCGCCGTTGCGGCGATTCTTATCGGCGGCGCTTCGATAAATAAGGCGTCCATTTTGAACGTGATAATCGGAACGGTTCTGTTTCAGGGAATCCTGACCATGACTCCGTCGGTTATAAACAGCGTTCTGCAGACGGATATGTCGGAAGTTATCCGTATCGTATTGTCCAACGGTATGATACTGTATGCTCTGACCCGCAAATCGGGGGCAACGAGATGA
- a CDS encoding DUF3798 domain-containing protein — MKKLATLIAVIASVALIFTSCSKKDDAKKSASADSSAYHIGIVTGTVSQSEDDLRGAEELIKRYGKASEGGVIQHITYPDDFMSQQETTISQIVALADDPLMKAIVVNQAVPGTAEAFKRVKEKRSDILCFAGEAHEDPLVIQASADLAINADFISRGYTIIWAAKQMGAKTFVHISFPRHMSYESLGLRRQIMEAACKDLGLTFVFETAPDPTSDVGVAGAQQFILEKVPQWVQKYGKETAFFCTNDAHTEPLLKQLATYGGMFVEADLPSPLMGYPGAFGIDLTAEAGNFPAILKKVEDVVVAKAGPGRFGTWAYSYGFSVSAGLGEYAKRIIDGTAKKGSMSDLYAALGEFTPGAKWNGGSYIDANTGVRAKNHTLIYMDTYILGTGYLPTTGLEVPEKYYNIKFNK; from the coding sequence ATGAAAAAATTGGCAACACTCATTGCCGTTATTGCATCAGTAGCGTTGATATTCACATCATGCTCCAAAAAAGACGATGCGAAAAAAAGCGCCTCAGCTGATTCCTCCGCGTATCATATCGGTATCGTAACCGGTACGGTTTCCCAGTCGGAAGACGATCTGCGCGGTGCGGAAGAATTGATTAAACGATACGGCAAAGCAAGTGAAGGCGGTGTTATCCAGCACATTACGTATCCCGACGACTTCATGTCCCAGCAGGAAACGACCATTTCCCAGATCGTCGCGCTGGCCGACGATCCGCTGATGAAAGCGATCGTCGTTAATCAGGCGGTCCCCGGTACGGCCGAAGCGTTCAAACGGGTAAAAGAAAAGAGAAGCGACATCCTGTGTTTTGCCGGTGAAGCGCACGAAGATCCTCTGGTCATTCAGGCTTCCGCGGATCTGGCTATCAACGCGGACTTCATTTCCCGCGGATATACTATTATTTGGGCTGCGAAACAAATGGGTGCGAAAACGTTCGTGCACATTTCATTCCCCCGGCATATGTCGTATGAATCGTTGGGCCTGCGCCGCCAGATTATGGAAGCCGCGTGTAAGGATTTGGGGCTGACGTTCGTGTTTGAAACAGCTCCCGACCCGACGAGCGACGTCGGCGTTGCCGGTGCGCAGCAGTTCATTCTTGAAAAAGTACCGCAGTGGGTACAGAAATACGGAAAGGAAACGGCGTTCTTCTGTACGAACGACGCGCACACCGAACCGCTTCTGAAACAGCTTGCGACGTACGGCGGTATGTTCGTTGAAGCCGACCTTCCGTCGCCGCTGATGGGATATCCGGGAGCATTCGGAATCGATTTGACGGCTGAAGCCGGTAATTTCCCCGCTATCCTGAAGAAAGTTGAAGACGTCGTCGTAGCGAAAGCCGGTCCCGGCCGTTTTGGAACCTGGGCGTACTCGTACGGATTCAGCGTGTCGGCCGGTCTGGGTGAATACGCAAAACGCATCATCGACGGTACGGCGAAAAAAGGCAGCATGAGCGATTTGTATGCAGCTCTGGGTGAATTCACTCCGGGTGCAAAATGGAACGGCGGCAGCTATATCGACGCGAACACCGGTGTCCGCGCAAAAAATCACACGCTGATCTATATGGATACCTATATTCTGGGTACCGGTTATCTGCCCACTACCGGGCTTGAAGTACCCGAAAAATATTATAACATCAAATTCAACAAATAA